The following coding sequences are from one Paenibacillus sp. JDR-2 window:
- a CDS encoding LysR family transcriptional regulator: MDIRQLRYFIAIVEERSISAAARRLFLSQPPISQLLKAMEDELGTTLVERNGKNLEVTEAGKALYKYALQMDQLMEEAKAEVKEVGNGVNGRLAIGVNTFSVADLPEILLDFQRQYPKITYKIQQNESAHLCRLVRDREVELAFIRLPLGLDEFSVLHLYAEPFYLITSKKQKRFEHEVSLADVQNHPLLLPSTQGLGVHYLILEAFSRLHLHPNIVGECSDISLLMDLVSSGFSASIVPETLLKRYKGYAIHAHKITGAPLMTAPVGLIWLKNHLLSKTAQNFIQFLQKDGTML; the protein is encoded by the coding sequence ATGGACATCAGACAACTTCGATATTTTATAGCGATTGTGGAGGAAAGGAGCATATCAGCTGCCGCGCGAAGACTCTTTCTCTCCCAACCGCCAATAAGCCAACTTTTGAAAGCAATGGAAGATGAGCTCGGGACAACGCTAGTGGAAAGAAACGGAAAGAATTTAGAAGTTACGGAAGCCGGAAAAGCCTTGTATAAATATGCGTTGCAAATGGATCAGTTAATGGAAGAAGCGAAAGCGGAAGTAAAGGAAGTCGGAAACGGGGTGAACGGCAGACTGGCGATAGGCGTTAATACGTTTTCGGTTGCCGATTTGCCCGAGATCCTTCTCGATTTTCAGAGGCAATACCCGAAGATCACCTATAAAATACAGCAAAACGAGTCCGCGCATCTCTGTCGATTAGTCAGAGACCGCGAAGTCGAACTAGCCTTCATTCGATTGCCGCTCGGGCTGGATGAATTTTCGGTGCTGCATCTCTACGCCGAGCCGTTTTATTTGATCACGTCAAAGAAACAGAAACGGTTCGAACATGAAGTATCGCTTGCAGACGTTCAAAACCATCCGCTCCTGCTGCCAAGCACGCAGGGATTAGGCGTGCATTATTTGATTTTGGAGGCATTTTCCCGCCTACATTTGCACCCCAACATTGTTGGCGAATGTTCCGACATTTCGCTCTTAATGGATTTAGTTTCATCCGGCTTCAGCGCGTCGATCGTTCCGGAAACGCTGCTTAAAAGATACAAAGGATATGCAATTCATGCGCACAAAATTACCGGCGCGCCTCTAATGACGGCCCCGGTCGGATTAATATGGCTCAAGAATCACCTTTTATCCAAGACGGCACAAAACTTTATCCAGTTCTTGCAAAAGGACGGAACGATGCTATGA
- a CDS encoding aspartate/glutamate racemase family protein, whose protein sequence is MMRRSQLGVIGGTGPKATSVFFDRVIAFTEAEADQDHIDMIILNHASLPDRTSSILERKDQQFLRLIQADIALLEHAEVSNIVMPCNTAHRFFDDIQAMTAIPIVNMVRETVEELLAKHKANRKIGILATDATIQTDIYSDVLRQYGLEPFIPSPSMQQSIMSIIYEDIKKTGHSDSRVLEGIMTEMLQREKCDGVVLACTELSCIELGESVRPYYIDALDVLVNRSITLSGGTIKPSLKIKPRQSRK, encoded by the coding sequence ATGATGAGAAGATCCCAATTAGGCGTGATCGGCGGGACGGGACCAAAGGCGACATCCGTTTTTTTCGATAGAGTTATTGCATTCACCGAAGCGGAAGCGGATCAGGACCATATCGACATGATTATTTTGAATCATGCGTCATTGCCGGACAGAACGAGTTCGATCCTTGAGCGGAAAGATCAGCAATTCCTTCGGCTGATTCAAGCGGACATCGCGCTGCTCGAGCATGCGGAAGTATCGAACATCGTGATGCCTTGCAATACGGCGCACCGTTTCTTCGACGACATTCAAGCCATGACGGCTATTCCGATCGTCAACATGGTAAGAGAAACGGTCGAAGAACTGCTCGCGAAACATAAAGCGAATCGTAAGATCGGCATTCTCGCGACCGACGCCACCATTCAAACCGATATCTACTCGGATGTCCTGCGGCAATACGGCCTTGAGCCGTTCATCCCGAGTCCAAGCATGCAACAAAGCATAATGAGCATCATCTATGAAGATATCAAAAAAACCGGACATTCGGATTCTCGTGTGCTCGAAGGTATAATGACGGAAATGCTCCAGCGGGAAAAATGCGACGGCGTCGTTCTCGCGTGCACGGAATTATCTTGCATAGAATTAGGCGAATCCGTGCGGCCTTACTATATCGACGCCTTGGACGTGCTCGTGAATCGGTCCATTACGTTGTCCGGCGGTACGATCAAGCCCTCCCTAAAGATAAAGCCGCGTCAATCGAGAAAATAA
- a CDS encoding amidohydrolase family protein — MKHSAYWLVDVRLESGYRYEDDAIVGTDTDICHIRVEDGRIAAIIASGNRPSDGLPQLDAGGLLLLPAFKEMHIHIDKTYYGGPWKAVRPVSSIFGRFEEERELLPKLLPTARQRAESMLGMLLGFGSTHVRTHCNIDPVVGMKNLEATMRAFETFAGKMTHEIVAFPQHGLLRSHAIELVREAMKQGATHVGGVDPATVDENIEKSLQTIMDIAVQTNAGVDIHIHDRGEPGLTTMHRLADLTEQAGWQGKVTVSHAFGFAGASEAAAELAKRFAGLGISVTSTVPFGNLIMPIPLLKAEGVKVELGNDSITDHWSPFGIGDCLEKAGLLAELYRFADERSLAESLGFITGGTIPLDANGKRVWPAVGDKADAVFVQASCSSEAVARRAKREAVLFGGAVVSGSLKSLLEQ, encoded by the coding sequence ATGAAACATTCGGCTTACTGGCTAGTCGACGTTCGCTTGGAGAGCGGCTACCGCTATGAAGACGATGCCATCGTCGGAACCGATACGGACATCTGTCATATCCGCGTGGAGGATGGCCGGATCGCGGCGATCATAGCCTCCGGTAATCGGCCAAGCGACGGGCTTCCGCAGCTTGATGCGGGCGGGCTCCTCTTGCTGCCTGCTTTCAAGGAAATGCACATCCATATCGATAAAACCTATTACGGCGGACCGTGGAAAGCGGTGCGGCCCGTATCCAGCATTTTCGGAAGGTTCGAAGAAGAACGCGAGCTGCTGCCGAAACTGCTGCCGACGGCTAGGCAGCGGGCGGAAAGCATGCTCGGCATGCTGCTTGGATTCGGATCTACCCATGTCCGGACCCACTGCAACATCGACCCGGTCGTCGGCATGAAAAACTTGGAAGCAACGATGCGGGCGTTTGAGACGTTCGCGGGCAAAATGACGCATGAAATCGTTGCGTTTCCTCAGCATGGACTACTTCGCTCCCATGCTATCGAGCTGGTGAGGGAAGCGATGAAGCAAGGTGCCACTCATGTCGGAGGAGTCGACCCGGCAACCGTCGACGAGAATATCGAGAAATCGCTGCAGACGATCATGGACATCGCCGTTCAAACGAATGCGGGCGTCGACATCCATATTCACGACCGCGGCGAGCCCGGCTTGACGACGATGCACCGGCTTGCGGATCTTACGGAGCAGGCGGGGTGGCAAGGCAAAGTAACCGTAAGCCATGCGTTCGGCTTTGCGGGCGCGAGCGAAGCCGCAGCTGAATTGGCGAAACGGTTTGCGGGACTAGGTATTTCCGTCACATCGACTGTACCGTTCGGCAACTTGATCATGCCGATTCCATTGCTGAAAGCTGAGGGAGTCAAAGTAGAATTAGGCAATGACAGCATCACCGATCATTGGTCGCCGTTCGGCATCGGGGATTGCCTGGAGAAGGCAGGCCTGCTCGCCGAGTTGTACCGTTTCGCCGACGAACGTTCGCTCGCGGAATCACTTGGCTTTATCACCGGGGGCACGATTCCGCTTGATGCCAATGGCAAGCGAGTATGGCCAGCGGTTGGCGATAAGGCCGACGCCGTCTTCGTGCAGGCCAGCTGCTCCTCGGAAGCGGTAGCGCGGCGGGCAAAGCGCGAGGCGGTATTATTCGGAGGCGCCGTCGTTTCCGGCTCGTTGAAGAGCCTGCTTGAACAGTAA
- a CDS encoding amidohydrolase, with protein sequence MHETYWLKNVRLENGHSKENGSVTGTTTGLYDLLIENGTIAEIKAASSEMPHGANPGGTESAKTLPVLDARGLLALPSFIEKHCHLDKTLLGDRWRPVRPAPTIFERFEIEKNTLPDLATSMKHRAEKLLGTLLRAGSTHVRTHVDIYSEAGLRHLEAIQEAIAAFEGKLSVEIVAFPQHGLIRTQSAGLVREALARGCGLIGGVDPATVDGDMERSLQQMMELAVEADADVDLHLHDGGSIGLQTIKRLAQLTEEAGWQGRVSISHAFALGDMEGREADETAQLLAELGITIITSVPLGRTIPPVPFLRAKGVPVAVGCDNIFDSWSPFGNGDILERAGRLAERFGYNTEQTLADTIGLITGGRTPLDSDGGQAWPKPGDEASIVFAEASCSAEAVARRAKRPAVMYKGTIVSGSLERG encoded by the coding sequence ATGCATGAAACGTATTGGTTGAAGAATGTCCGTCTGGAAAACGGTCATTCGAAAGAAAATGGCTCCGTTACGGGAACGACCACTGGTTTATATGATTTGCTGATCGAGAACGGTACGATTGCCGAAATCAAAGCTGCAAGCAGCGAGATGCCGCACGGAGCAAACCCCGGCGGAACGGAATCGGCTAAAACGCTGCCCGTCCTTGACGCGCGCGGGCTGCTCGCTTTGCCGTCCTTCATCGAGAAGCATTGCCATCTGGACAAGACGCTGCTCGGCGACCGTTGGCGGCCGGTTCGTCCGGCGCCGACGATATTCGAACGTTTCGAAATCGAGAAGAACACGCTGCCAGACCTGGCGACATCGATGAAGCATCGAGCCGAGAAGCTGCTTGGCACGCTGCTTCGGGCAGGTTCGACGCATGTGCGCACGCATGTCGACATTTACTCCGAGGCCGGGCTTCGTCACTTGGAGGCCATTCAGGAAGCGATTGCCGCCTTCGAGGGCAAGCTGTCCGTCGAAATCGTCGCCTTTCCGCAGCATGGGCTTATCCGAACGCAATCCGCCGGGCTTGTCAGGGAGGCGCTGGCCCGGGGCTGCGGATTAATTGGCGGCGTGGATCCGGCGACCGTGGACGGCGACATGGAAAGATCGCTGCAGCAGATGATGGAGCTGGCTGTGGAAGCTGACGCGGATGTCGACTTGCATCTGCACGACGGGGGAAGCATCGGTCTTCAGACGATCAAACGGCTGGCGCAATTGACGGAGGAAGCCGGCTGGCAAGGCCGAGTATCGATCAGCCATGCCTTCGCACTGGGTGATATGGAAGGCCGGGAAGCGGACGAGACGGCGCAGCTGTTGGCTGAGCTCGGCATCACAATCATCACGAGCGTGCCGCTAGGTCGAACGATTCCGCCGGTTCCGTTCCTTCGCGCAAAAGGCGTGCCGGTAGCGGTCGGGTGCGACAATATTTTCGATTCGTGGTCGCCGTTCGGCAACGGAGACATTCTCGAGCGGGCTGGCCGCTTGGCGGAACGGTTTGGTTATAACACGGAGCAAACGCTGGCCGATACAATCGGTTTGATAACGGGAGGCCGGACGCCGCTTGATTCGGATGGGGGACAAGCATGGCCAAAGCCGGGGGACGAAGCAAGCATCGTTTTCGCGGAAGCGAGCTGCTCGGCGGAGGCCGTCGCCAGAAGAGCGAAACGCCCGGCAGTCATGTATAAAGGAACGATCGTTTCGGGATCTTTGGAGAGGGGGTGA
- a CDS encoding response regulator transcription factor, giving the protein MMKVLVVEDDFSISSAITYALEREGYTVRTAADGEKALEKAEVFKPDVIILDIMMPKMNGYEVFRKLNQKERPGVLLLTVKNDIVDKVLGLELGADDYMTKPFDIREVLARVKVLYRRSHFTTFKNSEIEKVTTEMGGLSIEPYSRTVRMDGQELDLTLKEFDLLVELACNPDQVYSRKVLLKKVWDIHYAGGTRTVDIHIQRLRKKLGRWHGLIQTINGIGYKFISKPPDNE; this is encoded by the coding sequence ATGATGAAAGTACTTGTTGTAGAAGACGACTTCAGCATTTCCAGTGCGATAACTTACGCGCTTGAGCGAGAGGGTTACACGGTCAGAACCGCTGCTGACGGGGAGAAAGCTCTAGAAAAAGCAGAAGTATTTAAACCCGACGTAATTATTCTTGATATTATGATGCCTAAAATGAACGGATACGAGGTTTTCCGCAAGCTTAATCAGAAAGAACGGCCGGGAGTGCTTTTGCTGACCGTGAAAAACGATATCGTTGACAAGGTACTTGGCTTGGAATTAGGTGCGGATGATTATATGACCAAACCTTTTGATATTCGGGAGGTGCTGGCCCGAGTAAAGGTACTGTACCGTAGGAGTCATTTTACAACTTTCAAGAATAGTGAAATTGAGAAAGTAACTACTGAGATGGGTGGTTTATCGATTGAACCGTATAGTCGGACGGTTAGGATGGATGGTCAAGAACTAGACTTGACGCTAAAAGAGTTTGATTTACTTGTTGAGCTTGCATGTAATCCTGATCAGGTGTACTCCAGAAAGGTACTGCTGAAGAAGGTATGGGATATTCATTATGCCGGGGGAACCAGAACGGTTGACATACATATCCAAAGGCTCCGCAAGAAGCTGGGAAGATGGCACGGGCTCATTCAAACGATTAACGGAATTGGTTATAAGTTTATTTCTAAGCCACCAGATAATGAATGA
- a CDS encoding FAD-dependent oxidoreductase, giving the protein MINQQTDALIIGFGKGGKTLAPFLAKQGWKVTVVEQSPAMYGGTCINIACIPTKALVQAAEEATKKGLDFESKAKEFEEAWKSKEELVAFLRSKNHDNLISHPGVKLITGKASFISPHEVTVEKQGEESIVIQAKQIFINTGAVPFMPDLPVESNHIYNSTSLLSCNVLPRRLAIVGSGFIGLEFASIYANFGSEVTVIERGEEILKQEDHDLREEVQRVLESKGIRFIFSSKVQRIQDIGDDTIITIQKSDGSMQQLEVDAVLFATGRKPYTEGLMLEKAGIQSTEKGFIAVDDALRTNVPHIRAIGDINGGPQFTYISLDDYRIIRSQLFGDKSRTRKDRKNVPISVFITPVLAKVGLTEAEALKAGYRIKVGKLPATASPRARILKQTNGFFKTIIDEDTGLILGCVFFGAEAAELINLIALAMDTDQTFRDLRDRIYTHPSMSEIFNDLFSQI; this is encoded by the coding sequence ATGATCAATCAGCAAACGGATGCATTAATTATCGGTTTTGGCAAAGGCGGTAAAACCTTAGCTCCTTTTCTGGCTAAGCAAGGATGGAAAGTGACCGTTGTAGAACAGTCGCCAGCCATGTATGGCGGTACCTGTATTAATATTGCCTGTATACCAACTAAAGCTTTGGTGCAGGCAGCTGAAGAAGCAACAAAAAAAGGGTTGGATTTTGAGTCTAAGGCAAAAGAGTTTGAGGAAGCATGGAAATCGAAAGAAGAACTCGTTGCTTTTCTTAGAAGCAAAAATCACGATAATCTGATCAGTCACCCCGGGGTAAAGTTGATTACCGGAAAAGCCTCTTTTATTTCGCCACATGAAGTTACGGTGGAGAAACAGGGAGAGGAATCGATTGTCATACAGGCTAAGCAGATCTTTATAAATACGGGGGCAGTACCCTTTATGCCAGACCTGCCGGTTGAGAGCAACCATATTTATAACAGTACATCGCTTCTGAGTTGTAACGTCCTACCTCGGCGTCTGGCGATTGTGGGGAGCGGTTTTATCGGGTTAGAATTCGCGTCGATATACGCTAACTTCGGATCGGAAGTTACCGTGATCGAGAGAGGGGAAGAAATCTTAAAACAAGAGGATCATGATCTTCGCGAGGAAGTTCAAAGAGTCCTTGAGTCGAAAGGGATCCGGTTCATATTCTCAAGCAAAGTTCAGAGGATACAAGACATTGGAGATGACACGATTATTACGATTCAAAAGTCTGATGGCAGTATGCAACAGCTTGAAGTCGATGCTGTTCTCTTCGCGACCGGCCGAAAACCCTACACAGAGGGCCTAATGCTCGAAAAAGCAGGAATACAAAGCACGGAGAAAGGTTTTATTGCCGTAGATGATGCCTTGCGCACAAACGTTCCTCATATACGGGCAATTGGAGATATTAATGGAGGGCCGCAATTTACTTACATTTCATTGGATGATTATCGAATCATTCGAAGTCAATTGTTCGGTGACAAATCGCGTACTCGGAAAGATCGCAAAAACGTACCTATTTCCGTATTTATTACGCCTGTACTCGCGAAAGTCGGCCTTACCGAAGCGGAGGCTCTTAAGGCAGGGTATCGTATTAAGGTAGGCAAGTTGCCTGCAACGGCTTCCCCTCGCGCACGAATTTTAAAGCAAACGAACGGTTTTTTTAAAACCATCATTGATGAAGACACGGGACTAATATTAGGGTGCGTATTTTTTGGTGCTGAAGCGGCAGAGCTCATTAATTTAATTGCGCTTGCGATGGATACCGATCAAACCTTTAGGGACCTAAGGGACCGAATATATACGCATCCCAGCATGTCAGAAATTTTTAACGATTTATTCTCGCAAATTTAG
- a CDS encoding tRNA dihydrouridine synthase — protein MSNENFWLDLPQPFFILAPMEDVTDVVFRHVVSTAAKPDVFFTEFTSTDSYCNPAGIESTRGRLTFTEDEQPIVAHLWGNKPELFEQMSIDMKKLGFRGIDINMGCPVQNVASNGKGAGLIRHPEAAAAIIQAAKAGGLPVSVKTRLGYSEVDEWRGWLTHILKQDIANLSIHLRTKKEMSKVDAHWELIPEIKKLRDEIAPNTLLTINGDIPDRATGLKLVEQYGVDGVMIGRGIFTNPFAFEKEPKEHSARDFLQLLLLQLDLHDKYSTEVLPRSFKPLLRFFKIYVRGFRGANELRIQLMETKSTDEVRRLVNAVLDQIDASLPGSQNLDLTPDGLRN, from the coding sequence ATGAGTAACGAAAATTTTTGGCTTGATTTACCCCAGCCATTTTTTATATTAGCTCCAATGGAAGATGTCACAGACGTTGTATTTCGTCACGTGGTTAGTACAGCTGCTAAACCAGACGTATTTTTCACGGAATTTACGAGTACCGATAGTTATTGCAACCCTGCAGGAATAGAAAGTACCCGCGGACGGTTGACGTTCACGGAAGATGAGCAACCGATCGTTGCTCATCTTTGGGGCAATAAGCCGGAATTGTTTGAGCAGATGAGTATTGATATGAAAAAGCTTGGTTTTCGCGGTATCGATATAAACATGGGGTGCCCTGTACAAAACGTCGCTTCCAATGGAAAAGGTGCTGGATTAATACGGCATCCTGAAGCTGCGGCAGCCATTATTCAAGCAGCCAAGGCAGGTGGACTGCCAGTTAGTGTCAAAACAAGATTGGGTTACTCTGAAGTTGACGAGTGGCGAGGTTGGTTGACGCATATTTTGAAACAAGACATTGCCAATCTTTCTATTCATCTTCGTACAAAAAAAGAAATGAGCAAAGTAGATGCGCACTGGGAACTAATTCCTGAAATAAAAAAACTACGCGATGAAATTGCTCCAAACACGCTATTAACGATAAACGGAGATATTCCCGACCGCGCAACAGGATTAAAATTAGTGGAACAATACGGCGTTGATGGCGTCATGATTGGCCGCGGTATCTTCACCAACCCATTCGCTTTTGAAAAAGAACCAAAAGAACATAGTGCAAGGGACTTTCTCCAATTACTTCTACTACAATTGGATCTTCACGATAAATATTCAACGGAAGTCCTGCCGCGTTCATTTAAACCGCTTCTTCGCTTTTTCAAAATCTATGTTCGTGGATTTAGAGGCGCAAATGAATTAAGAATTCAATTAATGGAAACCAAGTCAACC
- a CDS encoding phosphopantetheine-binding protein, with protein MDDLLKILEDMHPDIDFRQCDTLIKDKMLDSFDIVTLLAEIDGEFGVTIPVEEITPDNFNSAQALYALIIRLSDDL; from the coding sequence ATGGATGATTTATTGAAAATATTGGAAGATATGCACCCTGACATCGATTTTCGTCAATGCGATACGTTAATCAAGGATAAAATGTTGGATTCGTTCGACATCGTCACGCTGCTTGCGGAAATCGACGGCGAATTCGGCGTGACGATTCCCGTGGAGGAAATCACGCCGGATAACTTCAATTCCGCTCAGGCTTTATACGCGTTAATCATCAGACTATCCGACGATTTATAG
- a CDS encoding amino acid adenylation domain-containing protein has translation MQFNVMEYLEHTVRRVPDKIAYANDEFGLTFQEVYGQSRAIGTFLNSHHLQKQPIVVFMNRSSKAIAAYYGVIYSGNFYVPLDDEMPRTRIETIVRKINPSAIICDEWTMETSNAIGFQGNVHLFDDLIQGPVDDEALTRIRLSALDTDPLYVVFTSGSTGVPKGVIANHRSVIDYIENLSDVLSLSEDTVFGNQTPLYLDACFKELFPTLKFGATTYIIPKSLFMFPLKLVEFLNEYRINTVCWVVSALTMISSFKVLDKLVPQFLHTVAFGSEVFPVKQFNLWRSALPNAEFVNLYGPTEATGMSCYYKVERAFEEHEILPIGRPFRNTEILLIGSDDREAAPGEAGEICIRGTCLTIGYYGDFAKTNEVFVQNPLNALYPELIYRTGDMGKYNEHGELMFVSRKDYQIKHMGYRIELGEIEANVNRLEGIKSACCVYDKTTEKIVLFFVGETNARSIVKELKLLLPKYMIPNRIERLDAMPLTTNGKIDRVHLKEACVKKGS, from the coding sequence ATGCAGTTCAACGTCATGGAGTATTTAGAGCACACGGTACGAAGAGTACCGGACAAAATAGCTTACGCGAACGACGAATTCGGCCTTACGTTCCAGGAAGTGTACGGGCAGTCCAGAGCGATCGGCACGTTTCTGAACAGTCACCATTTGCAAAAGCAGCCGATCGTCGTATTCATGAACAGGAGTTCGAAAGCAATCGCGGCTTATTACGGCGTTATCTACAGTGGCAATTTCTACGTGCCGCTCGACGACGAGATGCCCCGCACCCGCATCGAGACGATCGTTCGGAAGATAAACCCCAGCGCGATCATCTGCGACGAGTGGACGATGGAAACCTCCAATGCCATCGGCTTTCAAGGGAACGTTCATCTGTTCGATGACCTGATTCAAGGTCCTGTCGACGACGAGGCATTAACCCGAATACGCCTTTCCGCCTTGGACACGGATCCGTTGTACGTCGTCTTCACGTCCGGCTCGACGGGCGTACCGAAAGGCGTCATCGCCAATCATCGATCGGTCATCGATTATATCGAAAACTTATCCGACGTGCTCTCGCTGAGCGAAGACACGGTATTCGGGAACCAGACGCCGCTGTATCTCGATGCTTGTTTTAAAGAACTATTCCCGACCCTGAAGTTCGGAGCGACGACGTATATTATCCCGAAAAGCCTGTTTATGTTCCCGCTCAAATTGGTGGAATTCCTGAACGAGTATCGCATAAACACCGTATGCTGGGTCGTATCGGCGTTAACGATGATCTCTTCCTTCAAAGTGCTGGACAAGCTGGTTCCGCAATTTCTGCATACCGTCGCGTTCGGCAGCGAAGTATTCCCGGTGAAACAATTCAATCTGTGGAGAAGCGCGTTGCCTAACGCGGAGTTCGTAAACTTATACGGCCCTACCGAAGCGACCGGCATGTCGTGTTACTACAAGGTGGAACGGGCGTTCGAGGAACACGAGATTTTACCGATCGGCAGACCGTTTCGGAATACCGAAATCCTCTTGATTGGTTCGGACGATCGCGAAGCCGCTCCCGGGGAAGCCGGAGAAATTTGCATTCGGGGCACTTGCCTGACGATCGGTTATTACGGGGATTTCGCTAAAACGAACGAAGTTTTCGTACAAAATCCATTGAACGCCCTGTATCCCGAACTGATCTACCGGACGGGGGATATGGGCAAATACAACGAGCATGGCGAGCTGATGTTCGTCTCTCGCAAAGATTACCAGATCAAGCATATGGGGTATCGCATCGAGCTCGGAGAAATCGAGGCGAACGTCAATCGGCTGGAAGGCATCAAGAGCGCTTGCTGCGTTTACGACAAAACCACGGAGAAGATCGTTTTATTCTTCGTAGGCGAAACGAACGCCAGATCGATTGTCAAGGAACTGAAGCTGCTGCTTCCAAAGTATATGATTCCTAACCGGATTGAGCGGTTAGACGCGATGCCGCTCACAACCAACGGAAAAATCGATCGCGTGCACCTCAAAGAAGCTTGCGTCAAGAAGGGGAGTTAA
- a CDS encoding transglutaminase domain-containing protein, with protein sequence MRTKRTRRARRNKAILGFFFIFIAALVIWTSIDSISADTNSAAEPTAAPTATSAATPDTKADTEPPKITGVKNLTVFIGDRVSYKTGVTVKDNHDTNVALLVDTGGVNLKKAGVYNITYMAKDAAGNVAQAEAAVTVKVKPASPLNDDELNKLADTILAKIVTKDMTDVDKLWAIFKWTKYNIGYVDSSSHTDWRKGALQGFKQGTGDCFVYYATARMLMERSGFETQTVIRDKGRKTKHYWSLVKVEGAWYHFDTTPTIKKNTTFLLTDAELALFNKQFKNYYLFDKTKHPATPTKPLKERSNYLK encoded by the coding sequence ATGCGCACTAAACGAACTAGACGCGCTAGACGTAACAAGGCCATCTTAGGATTTTTCTTCATTTTTATTGCCGCATTGGTTATATGGACCTCGATCGACAGCATATCGGCGGATACCAATTCCGCAGCCGAGCCCACTGCCGCACCGACTGCCACGTCGGCTGCCACGCCGGACACCAAGGCTGATACGGAGCCGCCCAAAATTACGGGAGTCAAAAATTTAACCGTCTTTATCGGAGACCGCGTTTCCTACAAAACCGGCGTAACCGTTAAGGATAATCACGATACGAACGTCGCTTTGCTTGTAGACACGGGTGGCGTCAACCTAAAGAAAGCCGGCGTTTACAACATTACGTATATGGCCAAGGATGCCGCAGGCAACGTTGCCCAAGCGGAGGCAGCCGTAACGGTTAAGGTAAAGCCTGCGAGCCCCCTCAACGATGACGAACTGAATAAACTGGCGGATACCATACTTGCCAAGATTGTGACGAAAGACATGACGGATGTCGACAAATTATGGGCAATCTTCAAATGGACGAAATACAACATCGGCTATGTCGACAGTTCCAGCCACACCGATTGGCGGAAAGGCGCGCTTCAAGGGTTTAAACAAGGTACGGGCGACTGCTTCGTCTACTATGCCACCGCTAGAATGCTGATGGAGAGAAGCGGCTTCGAAACGCAAACCGTGATCCGGGACAAAGGCAGAAAAACGAAACATTACTGGAGCCTAGTCAAAGTCGAAGGCGCCTGGTATCACTTCGATACCACTCCCACGATCAAAAAGAATACGACTTTCCTTCTAACGGACGCAGAACTGGCGTTATTCAATAAGCAATTTAAGAACTACTACCTATTCGATAAAACCAAACATCCGGCAACGCCGACCAAACCGCTCAAAGAAAGAAGCAATTATCTTAAATAA
- a CDS encoding aspartate/glutamate racemase family protein, translating to MEHGSLGVIGGMGPKATSVFFERIINKTNADTDQNHINIVILNHTSLPDRTDVLRKKEGDLFLDKISKDMALLHDAGVSNIAIPCNTAHCFYNEMQEMTTIPIINMVNETLKLVADKFGSGSKVGILATDGTLHNGIYSEECENLKLKLYKPNEEIQKRIMSIIYKKLKKNQHVNPAEIEEIIEKLLSDFGCDCAVIACTELSSIPLRKNIKRYCIDALDVLVEQSILRSGKRVKATDFA from the coding sequence ATGGAACATGGGAGCTTAGGTGTTATTGGCGGAATGGGTCCCAAAGCTACCTCGGTTTTTTTTGAAAGAATAATAAACAAAACGAATGCGGATACGGATCAGAATCACATTAATATCGTTATTCTTAATCATACTAGTCTTCCTGACCGGACCGATGTTCTTCGAAAGAAGGAAGGGGATCTATTTTTAGATAAAATATCCAAAGATATGGCTCTCCTTCATGATGCCGGTGTATCCAATATTGCAATACCCTGTAACACAGCACACTGCTTTTATAACGAGATGCAGGAAATGACCACCATTCCGATTATAAATATGGTTAACGAGACACTTAAGCTTGTGGCGGATAAGTTTGGATCGGGCAGTAAAGTGGGGATTTTGGCGACTGATGGAACCTTGCATAACGGGATATACAGCGAAGAATGCGAGAATTTGAAACTCAAACTATACAAGCCGAATGAAGAAATACAGAAACGTATCATGAGTATCATTTATAAGAAACTGAAGAAAAATCAACATGTCAACCCGGCAGAAATCGAGGAGATCATAGAGAAGCTGCTGAGCGACTTCGGTTGCGACTGTGCCGTAATTGCGTGCACGGAATTATCAAGTATACCATTGCGGAAGAATATTAAAAGATATTGCATTGATGCTTTGGATGTACTCGTAGAGCAATCCATTCTTCGTTCAGGCAAAAGAGTTAAAGCTACTGATTTCGCATAA